The Herbiconiux sp. A18JL235 region GATCGCCGCGGCGACCGACGTGGCCGAGGCACTGCCCGCGGTGCTCGACTCCGTCGACCGCTCCGTCGCCGAGGCGCGGCTCGAGCTCTCGCAGCGCGAGGCCGAGCGGGCGCAGCAGAACGAGGAGCTGCTGGCTCTGCGACGTGAGGAGGCGACTCTCCGCGAGCGGTTGCAGGCCATCACCGAGAACGTGCACGGGCTCGAACTGCAGATCTACGAGAAGAAGCTCCACCTCTCGGGCCTCCTCGAACGGGCAGCGAGTGAGCTCGGGCTCGTCGAAGAGGTGCTCGTGGCCGAGTACGGGCCCGACCAGCTCATCCCCGACGACTCCGCCGTCGCGATCATCGACACCAGCCAGGCCGCGGTGCGTGCCGCCACCGAGCAGCTGGAGGCCGATCGTCTGGCGGCCGAGAGCGACGACGACGAAGCCTTCCGGGCCATCGTGCCTGAGATGTCGTCACGCGCATCCGGTGTCGGCCCGGTGCCGGCAGACGATGACGGGGTCACGGCTGCGAGCGACGGCAGTGCGGGGGTCGCCGCCGACTCCGAGCCCGCCGAGCCCTCCGAGCCCGAGGGTCACCCGTTCGTGCGTGCCGAGCAGCAGCAGCGACTGGCGAAGGCCGAGCGCAAGCTCGCCGAACTGGGGCGCGTCAACCCGCTCGCCCTCGAGGAGTTCGACGCCCTCGAGCAGCGGCACCGCTTTCTGACCGAGCAGCTCACCGACCTCACCAACACCCGCAAAGACCTGCTCACGATCATCGACGAGATCGACGAACGGATGCAGTCGATCTTCGAGAGCGCCTTCGCCGACACACAGGAGGCCTTCACGAAGGTCTTCCCGGTGCTGTTCCCGGGCGGCACCGGGTCGATCTCGCTCACCGATCCCGACAACCTCCTCACCACCGGCATCGAGGTGAGCGTCAAGCCGGCCGGCAAGAAGATCGAGCGCCTCTCGTTGCTCTCGGGCGGCGAGCGGTCGCTGGCGGCAGTAGCCCTCCTCATCGCCATCTTCAAGGCGCGCCCCAGCCCGTTCTACATCATGGACGAGGTGGAGGCCGCCCTCGACGACGCCAACCTCGGCCGGCTCCTCACCATCTTCGAAGACCTCCGCGCCACCAGCCAGCTCATCGTCATCACCCACCAGAAGCGCACCATGGAGATCGCCGACGCCCTCTACGGCGTCTCCATGCGCCAAGACGGCGTCTCCGCCGTCGTCGGCCAACGCGTCGCCCCCGACCGCGCCGCCTCCTGACCCGCGCCCCAGCGCGAAGTGCTCTTCGTGGGCGGGAGAGGGCACTTTGTGCGACCAACCCGCCTCTCGCGCCACGCAGCCACCACCGACCCGTCGCAAAACGCCCCCTCCGACGGGCGGAAGGGGCGTTTTGTGACGGGTCGATGACCGCGCGGCGCGAGTCGGGCCCGCGGGCCCGGCTCAGCGCGCGCTCAGTGGGTGGAGGGCTCGGTCTCCACCTCGGTGCGGTCGCCCGACCACAGGGTGTGGAAGGTGCCCTCGCGGTCGACGCGCTTGTAGGTGTGGGCGCCGAAGAAGTCGCGCTGCCCCTGCACGAGCGCGGCCGGGAGCCGCGTCGACGCGAGCGAGTCGTAGTACGACAGCGCCGCACCGAAGCCCGGGATCGGCACGCCCGACAGCGCCGCCGTCGACACCACGCGCCGCCACGCGGCCTCGCCGTCAGCGACCGCCGAAGCGAAGTACGGGTCTTCGAGCAGCGTCGCGAGCTGCGGGTTGTTCTCGTACGCCTCGACGATCCGGTTGAGGAACTGCGCGCGGATGATGCAGCCCGCCCGCCAGATCTTCGCCACAGCACCCTTGTCGATGTCCCAGTCGTACTGCGCGGCGCCCGCGATGATCTCGTCGAAGCCCTGCGCGTAGGCGACGACCTTCGAGGCGTAGAGGGCGGCACGGATGTCGTCGGCGAACGAGTCGACGTCCACCGAGACGACCGACGGCCGCGAGGTGACGACACCCTGCACCGCCGCGCGCTGCTCGGGCTTCGACGACACCGAGCGCGCGAACACGGCCTCGGCGATGCCGCCCACCGGCACGCCCAGGTCGAGGGCGTTCTGCACGGTCCATGATCCGGTGCCCTTGGCTCCGGCCTGGTCGAGCACGATGTCGACGAACGGCTTGCCCGTGTCGGCGTCGACCTGGCGCAGCACCTCGGCGGTGATCTCGATGAGGTACGACTCGAGGTCACCGGAGTTCCAGGCGTCGAACACCTCGGCGATCTCGGCCGGCTCGCGGCCGGTCACCGTGCGGAGCAGGTCGTAGGCCTCGGCGATGAGCTGCATGTCGGCGTACTCGATGCCGTTGTGCACCATCTTCACGAAGTGACCGGCGCCGTCGGTGCCGATGTGGGTGACGCAGGGCTCGCCCTCGGCCACGGCGGCGATCGACGCGAGGATGGGGCCGAGCGTCTTGTACGCCTCGGCGGTGCCGCCGGGCATGATCGAAGGGCCGTTCAGCGCGCCCTCCTCGCCGCCCGAGATGCCGGTGCCGACGAAGTGGATGCCGGTCGCCGACACGTCTTTCTCACGGCGGATGGTGTCGTGGAAGTTCGCGTTGCCGCCGTCGACGATGATGTCACCGGGCTCGAACCGCTCGGCCAGCTCGGAGATGACGGCGTCGGTGCCTGCCCCCGCCTGCACCATGATGATCGCGGTGCGCGGCTTCGCGAGCGACGCGACGAAGTCGTCGATCGACTCCGAGGCGACGAAGCCGGCCTCGGGGTGCTCGGAGACGAGCTTGCGGGTGCGCTCGGGGGAGCGGTTGTAGACGGCCACCGTGTTGCCCTCGCGGCTGGCGAGGTTGCGGGCCAGGTTCGATCCCATCACCGCCATCCCGACGACTCCGATGTTGGCGGTTCCCGACGCTTCAGACATGCGTGTTGCTCCTTGGAAGAGGTGGATGGCTCCAGCGTAGTAGAGCGCATGCGGTAGGCTGGGCGACTGAACTTCGGCGAGGGATGCCGCAGCGGGTCCGTGAGGGCCGGCACGAGCATCCGTTATCGACGCGGTGGGCTGGACCTTGAACCGTCTTTCCTCTCGCTTCACGCGGTCGAGTTGAAAATCATACGAATCAGGCGGGCCACGATGCTCGCCGCAGAAGGAGAACATCATGGCTGACGAGAACAAGGTCTCTGCGGAGGTCCGCACCCAGTTCGGCAAGGGAGCGGCCCGCCGCATCCGTGCCGCCCACAAGATCCCCGCCGTCATCTACGGCCACGGCACCGACCCGCAGCACGTGACCCTGCCCGGTCACCAGACCGCGCTCATCCTGCGCAAGGCGAACCAGGTGCTCGAGCTCGACATCGACGGTACCGAGCAGCTCGCCCTGGTCAAGGACGTGCAGAAAGACCCCGTGCTGCAGATCATCGAGCACATCGACCTCATCGTCGTGCGCAAGGGCGAGAAGGTTCAGGTCGAGGTGCCCGTGCACCTCGAGGGCGAGTCCTTCTCGGGCACCATCGCCACGCAGGATGCGGCTACCGTGCTGCTCGAGGTCGAGGCCACGAACATCCCCGAGCGCATCGTGCTGTCGATCGAGGGCCTCGAGGAGGGCACCCTGGTCCACGCGAAGGAGCTCGAGCTGCCCAAGGGCGCGACCCTCCTGAGCGAGGAGGACATGGTCGTCGTCGGCATCACCGTGCCCGTCGCCGAGTCCGACGACGAGGCGCCCGCCGAGGGCGAGGGCGAAGAGGAGTCGGTCACCCCGGCTCCCGAGGCCGAGTAGCACCCCTCCGTATGAGCGCATCCGATCTGTGGCTCGTGGTCGGGCTCGGCAACCCCGGGCCCGGCTACGCGGCCAACCGGCACAACGTCGGCCAGATGGTGGTCGACGAACTCGCCGGCCGGATGCGCGCATCGTTCAAGCCGCACAAAGCGAACGCGCGGGTCGCCGAAGGACGAACAGTCCCCGGGGGCCCGCGCTTCGTGCTCGCGAAGCCGAACACCTACATGAACGTGTCGGGCGGGCCGACCAACGGCCTGCTCAAGTACTACGGTCTGGCGCCCGAGCAGCTCATCGTGGTGCACGACGAGCTCGACATCCCCTACGACACCCTCAAGCTCAAGCAGGGCGGCGGCCACGGCGGCCACAACGGCCTGCGCGACATCATCGCCGCCACCGGCAGCAGCGACTTCGTGCGCGTGCGCGTCGGCATCGGGCGGCCCCCCGGCCGGCAGCAGGCCGCCGACTTCGTGCTGCAGAACTTCTCCGCCACCGAACGCGACACCCTCCCCAACCTCATCGTCGACGCAGCGGATGCGGTCGAACTGATCGCCGGCTCCGGCCTCACCGCCGCCCAGCTGAAGGTGCACACGGGCTAGTCGTCAGGTCGTCGTGAGGCCGATCGTCAGTGCCACGTAGAGCACCAGGCACACGACAGGGGCGGCCGCGGAGATCGCGATGGCGGCGACACCCCAGGCGCGGCCGCGGCGCCGGACCGCGGCGACGATGCCCTGGACGAGGGCCCACAGGCCGAACCCGGTTCCGAGCGTGAGGAACGTCGCGAGCTCTCCGCGCAACTCGGCGGCGGTGTCCAGCTGGGACGTGGTGGGCCGGCTGACGTCGACGGCACCGGTCGCCGCCTCGCGGATGAAGTCCGCAGCCGCGACGCAGAGGAGAGTCACCGCCAGAGTGGTGCCGACGAGCACGACGAGACTCATGACGAACGCGACCACGCCCGCCGTGCGTGGCTCCGTGCGAGCGGTGCGGGCCGTGCGGTCGCGGTCGACCACGTCTGATGAGTAGGCGTTCTCCGTCATTCTTCCCCCGGCTCGGCCCCGCCGACCTTCCCCCGGAAGTACGGCTGTCGTCATGGTAGTCCCCGCGCGGCCTCGGTGCGGAGACGTCGACCCGGCTCGCACCCGGTGTCGGTGGGGGCGCGTAAACTCGCAGGCATGCTTCAGGGCCTGATCTCTGCGCTCTCGCGCGCCTCCACGGTGGAACGAGGGCTGGCGAACGCCGGCCGCGACAGCGATTTCTCAATGCCCGAGGGCATCCGCGGGCCGTTCCTCGCCGCCATGCTCGGCCGTCGCGTCGAGCGGGGTCTCCCGGCGGCGATGCTCGTCGTCACCGCCACCGGCCGCGAGTCGGAGAAGCTCCGCGAGTCGCTCTCGAGCTACCTGCCCGCCGCGTGCATCGTCGAGTTCCCGGCCTGGGAGACGCTGCCGCACGAGCGCCTCAGCCCGAGCGCCGAGATCGTGGGCCGACGCATCGACGCCCTGCGGCGTCTGGTCGACTGGCAGCGCGCATCCGACGCCGGGCAGAACCCCGACCCGATCGTGGTCGTCGCCTCCGTGCGCGCGGCCCTGCAGCCGATCGCCGCGAACCTCGCCGACCTCGACCCCATCGTGCTCGAGAAGGGCGCCCGCGGCTTCGACCTCTCGGCGCTGTCGCTGCAGCTGGTCGAGCTCGCCTACTCGCGCGTCGACATGGTGACCAGGCGCGGCGAGTACGCGGTGCGCGGCGGCATCCTCGACGTCTTCCCGCCCATCGCCGACCACCCCTACCGCGTCGACTTCTTCGGCGACGAGGTCGACGAGATCCGTGCGTTCTCGGTGGCCGACCAGCGGTCGCTGCCCGACGCCGTCGAG contains the following coding sequences:
- a CDS encoding 50S ribosomal protein L25/general stress protein Ctc yields the protein MADENKVSAEVRTQFGKGAARRIRAAHKIPAVIYGHGTDPQHVTLPGHQTALILRKANQVLELDIDGTEQLALVKDVQKDPVLQIIEHIDLIVVRKGEKVQVEVPVHLEGESFSGTIATQDAATVLLEVEATNIPERIVLSIEGLEEGTLVHAKELELPKGATLLSEEDMVVVGITVPVAESDDEAPAEGEGEEESVTPAPEAE
- the gndA gene encoding NADP-dependent phosphogluconate dehydrogenase, with product MSEASGTANIGVVGMAVMGSNLARNLASREGNTVAVYNRSPERTRKLVSEHPEAGFVASESIDDFVASLAKPRTAIIMVQAGAGTDAVISELAERFEPGDIIVDGGNANFHDTIRREKDVSATGIHFVGTGISGGEEGALNGPSIMPGGTAEAYKTLGPILASIAAVAEGEPCVTHIGTDGAGHFVKMVHNGIEYADMQLIAEAYDLLRTVTGREPAEIAEVFDAWNSGDLESYLIEITAEVLRQVDADTGKPFVDIVLDQAGAKGTGSWTVQNALDLGVPVGGIAEAVFARSVSSKPEQRAAVQGVVTSRPSVVSVDVDSFADDIRAALYASKVVAYAQGFDEIIAGAAQYDWDIDKGAVAKIWRAGCIIRAQFLNRIVEAYENNPQLATLLEDPYFASAVADGEAAWRRVVSTAALSGVPIPGFGAALSYYDSLASTRLPAALVQGQRDFFGAHTYKRVDREGTFHTLWSGDRTEVETEPSTH
- the pth gene encoding aminoacyl-tRNA hydrolase, whose translation is MSASDLWLVVGLGNPGPGYAANRHNVGQMVVDELAGRMRASFKPHKANARVAEGRTVPGGPRFVLAKPNTYMNVSGGPTNGLLKYYGLAPEQLIVVHDELDIPYDTLKLKQGGGHGGHNGLRDIIAATGSSDFVRVRVGIGRPPGRQQAADFVLQNFSATERDTLPNLIVDAADAVELIAGSGLTAAQLKVHTG